From a single Clostridia bacterium genomic region:
- a CDS encoding ABC transporter ATP-binding protein has translation MRLELSKVAAGYGCHPVIKDVSLEVEAGEILCLLGPNGSGKTTLLKAILGFLKLQAGEICLDGEDISSWPRARLARVMGYIPQAHHPPFPFKVLDVVLMGRTAHLGPLAAPGPRDVEIARQALAALNISYLEDRVYTEISGGERQLVLIARALAQQPQVLIMDEPTSSLDFGNQVRVLERIAGLASQGLSIIMATHFPNHAFICAQKVALVNHGTVVAGPPGSMITEASLKSLYQVDTKILSVAAASGSTYRVCVPMLGNTTVARSQKGAFIHDRAQLSIPS, from the coding sequence ATGAGATTAGAGCTAAGCAAGGTAGCGGCTGGCTATGGTTGCCATCCGGTAATCAAGGATGTTTCCCTGGAGGTGGAGGCCGGGGAGATTCTCTGCCTTTTGGGGCCCAACGGTTCCGGCAAGACCACACTGCTTAAGGCCATCCTGGGATTCTTGAAGCTGCAGGCTGGAGAGATTTGTTTGGATGGAGAGGATATCAGCTCGTGGCCCCGGGCCCGGCTGGCCCGGGTCATGGGCTACATTCCCCAGGCCCATCATCCGCCCTTTCCCTTTAAAGTCCTGGATGTGGTGTTAATGGGCCGTACCGCCCACTTGGGCCCCCTGGCAGCGCCAGGGCCGAGAGATGTGGAAATTGCTCGCCAAGCCCTGGCCGCCCTCAACATTTCTTACCTAGAAGACAGGGTTTACACCGAGATCAGTGGCGGCGAGCGGCAGCTAGTGCTCATCGCTCGGGCTTTAGCCCAACAGCCCCAAGTATTGATCATGGACGAGCCCACTTCCAGCCTCGACTTTGGCAACCAAGTTCGGGTGCTGGAGCGAATCGCCGGGCTGGCCAGCCAAGGTTTATCCATCATCATGGCTACTCATTTTCCCAACCACGCCTTCATTTGCGCCCAGAAGGTGGCTTTGGTAAACCATGGCACCGTAGTTGCCGGCCCGCCAGGGTCAATGATTACCGAGGCCAGCCTTAAATCCCTTTACCAAGTAGATACCAAAATCCTCAGCGTAGCCGCTGCCAGCGGCAGCACTTACCGGGTTTGCGTGCCGATGTTAGGTAACACCACAGTGGCCAGGAGCCAGAAAGGAGCGTTTATCCATGACCGAGCCCAGTTATCAATCCCTTCTTGA